From the Cyanobium sp. M30B3 genome, the window GCCAGGAAGGGATTGCCGTCGATCATCTGCTCGGTGAGCTCCACCTGCCGGGCCAGCAGGGGCCTGACGCTGGCGCTGGTGGCGGGCTCGGCCAGCAGCGCCTGGTCGAGCCGCTCAAACCGGTCGAGGTAGGCCTGGGTCTCCCGGTGGGGCTCGATCCCCTTCATCGGGTCGACCCAGGGGGTGACATCGGGCAGAAAGGGCAGCGGCACCACCAGCGGCACCGAGGGGATCGGGTGCAGGTTGCGCTGCAGCCAGAACGTGCGCAGGGGCACATAGGTGAGGTCGAAGGCCACCCACAGCAGATTCACGCTGGCCCACACCGCCACGAAGCGGTCCCAGATGCGCTGGCCGCGATCGGGCTGGCCGGTGGGGCTGGGCGTGAGCCAGCGGGGGCGTGCCATGGGCCAGGCGGGCGCAGGGGCACGCCTAATCTGCCCCGGGACCGTTCCGATGCAGCCATTGAGTGACCACAACCAAGCCGCGGACCAGGGAGGGGAAAGTCCCTGGGCCTTCTGGCGCAGCGTGGCCATCACCCTGGTGGTGGCGTTGGGAATCCGCCAGTTTCTGGTTGAGGCGCGCTACATCCCCTCAGGTTCGATGCTCCCCGGGCTCCAGATCCAGGACCGCCTGCTGGTGGAGAAACTCACCTACCGCCGCCGGGCTCCCCGCCGGGGAGAGATCGTGGTGTTCCACTCCCCGCACCACTTCGACCCGGTGCTGGCCAGCAGCACGTCCCGCAATCCCCTCCGCTGCGCCCTGGTGAACCTGCCGGTGCTGGGCAACCTGCCCGGCCTGGCCAGTCCGGCCTGTGATGCCTACATCAAACGGGTGGTGGCCCTGCCCGGTGAGCGGGTGGTGGTCGACCCCAAGGGGCAGGTCACAATCGACGGCCAGCCCCTGAACGAGCCCTGGGTGCGCAATCTCTGCCCGGTGGATCCCCAGGGCATGGGTCCCTGCCGCACCATCAATGCCGTGGTGCCCCCGGGCCATGTGCTGGCCCTGGGAGACAACCGCGCCAACAGCTGGGATGGCCGTTTCTGGCCGGGGGGGCCGTTCCTGCCCCAGCGCGAGATCATCGGCCGGGCCTTCTGGCGCTTCTTCCCGTTCAATCAGACGGGCAGCCTGGTGCCGGCAGATGCCAGGACTCAGGAGCCGTGAGCCCCGTGGCGCGCACCTGGCCCCGCACCGCCGCCCCCAGCAGGGGCTGATTGGCGGCCCGGGAGAGGCTGTCCCGGGCGGTCCAGCTGGCGGTGGCCTCCGGGTCGAACAGCAGCCAGCGGCGGCTGCCGCTCTGCAGGCCCTCGCTCGCCTCGCCGAGCAGGGCGGCCGGGCCCCAGCACAGCACCTGCCAGAGCTCGGCGGCACTCCAGCCGTGGCCCCCCACCAGCTCCCGCCACAGGCAGGGCAGCACCAGGCCACCGGGGGCACCATGGCCGGCCAGCCCTGGGCGGCGCTGGTCCACAGGCAGCAACTGCTCCTCCGGATCC encodes:
- the lepB gene encoding signal peptidase I, with product MQPLSDHNQAADQGGESPWAFWRSVAITLVVALGIRQFLVEARYIPSGSMLPGLQIQDRLLVEKLTYRRRAPRRGEIVVFHSPHHFDPVLASSTSRNPLRCALVNLPVLGNLPGLASPACDAYIKRVVALPGERVVVDPKGQVTIDGQPLNEPWVRNLCPVDPQGMGPCRTINAVVPPGHVLALGDNRANSWDGRFWPGGPFLPQREIIGRAFWRFFPFNQTGSLVPADARTQEP